In the genome of Desulfovibrio desulfuricans, one region contains:
- a CDS encoding MFS transporter, with product MVPVYFWLPALGCLGMGFMFLNVSAVAEQFRLLFDLNYAGLGVFLSAPFWAHTLVQVPAGLVVDRLGTLRALALSCVLCAAACFAPLLAPHSLWLAVVMRLIVGLATGLLFLAVVSAVKLLCPPVYMSRAQGLQGAAFSLGTMVPFVLLPWFGGFGWAAAYALGGLLPVMLLVLLVFTPLAPLRQESAATSLSLKELLAVLGRVAHNRRLWYIGCCHGFSFGTITALGNWLTVMLADSDKASGQAVAGSGGAVAAWALATSMVLLAGTFARLAGGELGRSMPKPRLLALLVAGIGLFYLLVALACSSWVSNVWMLFGFALPLAMCCGGTYATVFTLTIEVAGASQTATAIGFMSMLANCVNVALILLMGVVRQYAGGFAPAMCLAGLSVWALVFGGRKIDWRSRQK from the coding sequence ATGGTTCCTGTTTATTTTTGGCTTCCGGCCCTGGGCTGTCTGGGCATGGGCTTTATGTTTCTGAACGTCTCGGCCGTGGCAGAGCAGTTCAGGCTTTTGTTCGATCTCAACTATGCAGGGCTTGGCGTTTTTTTGAGCGCCCCCTTCTGGGCGCATACGCTTGTTCAGGTTCCCGCCGGGCTGGTCGTGGACAGGCTGGGCACGCTGCGCGCTCTGGCGCTTTCGTGCGTGCTGTGCGCGGCGGCCTGTTTTGCACCGCTGCTCGCGCCGCACAGCCTGTGGCTGGCCGTGGTCATGCGCCTGATTGTCGGGCTTGCTACGGGGCTGCTGTTTCTTGCTGTTGTCTCCGCCGTCAAGCTGTTGTGCCCGCCCGTATACATGAGCCGGGCGCAAGGCCTGCAAGGCGCTGCCTTTAGCCTGGGGACCATGGTTCCCTTTGTGCTGTTGCCCTGGTTTGGCGGTTTTGGGTGGGCGGCGGCCTATGCGCTGGGCGGGCTGCTGCCGGTGATGTTGCTGGTTTTGCTTGTGTTTACGCCTCTTGCGCCCTTGCGGCAGGAATCCGCGGCGACAAGCCTGTCGCTCAAAGAACTGCTGGCGGTCTTGGGTCGCGTGGCCCACAACCGCCGCTTGTGGTATATTGGCTGTTGCCACGGATTTTCGTTTGGAACCATCACGGCCCTGGGCAACTGGCTGACTGTCATGCTGGCCGACAGCGACAAGGCCAGCGGTCAGGCTGTTGCCGGATCTGGCGGCGCAGTGGCGGCCTGGGCGCTGGCCACAAGCATGGTGCTGCTGGCAGGTACGTTTGCGCGGCTTGCGGGCGGCGAGCTTGGCCGCAGCATGCCCAAACCCCGGCTGCTGGCCTTGCTTGTGGCGGGCATTGGCCTGTTTTATCTGCTGGTTGCGTTGGCTTGCAGCAGCTGGGTCAGCAATGTCTGGATGCTGTTTGGTTTTGCCTTGCCGCTGGCCATGTGCTGCGGCGGCACGTATGCCACGGTTTTTACCCTGACCATCGAGGTGGCCGGGGCCAGCCAGACGGCTACGGCCATTGGCTTCATGTCCATGCTGGCCAACTGCGTCAATGTTGCGTTGATACTGCTCATGGGCGTTGTGCGACAATACGCCGGGGGCTTTGCCCCGGCTATGTGCCTGGCGGGTTTGAGCGTGTGGGCGCTGGTTTTTGGGGGCCGCAAGATAGACTGGAGGAGTCGCCAAAAGTAA
- a CDS encoding heavy metal translocating P-type ATPase, protein MHTDTEKSACPLRFDIGGMHCAACSSRIERVVGRMEGVERISVNLAAASAEVWPEQGVDAQLQQRIMDKVSTLGFSAAPTANDDAARQFEEGKIRAAADIQARLRRLLPIAAFAVPLLVISMGHMLGLPLPMVLDPHHSPRAFMLVQLALTLPVVWLGRHFYLDGIAALLRKAPAMDSLVAVGTGAAFLFSLGNTLLGLAGVDPVGRAMNLYYESCAVLLTMIELGQFLEAVAKRRASDAMGALMSLTPEYALRLNAEDTAAAPEQIGLDQVRVGDHLLLRPGGRVPVDGLVLTGKSAIDLSLLTGESIPVPVGPGDRLAAGSVNGEGSLTFAAEAVGGNTRLARIIRLVREAQGSKAPIARLADRVSFYFVPAVMGLALVAALAWLVFSAEPVTTPLTVFVAVLVMACPCAMGLATPMSIMVGTGRGAQLGVLIKNGAALEQAGHISVLAVDKTGTLTTGKPVLTGVTLLDCPAGMSPDSLLAMAASLEARSEHPLAHALVSAATERGLSSLPVDDVQVAPGMGISGRVTSGVAVFVLAVGNRAYMEERGLSVPQAAQDSLAQLAETGQTPLLLSLEDHDGPKLAGILALADALRPESASVVRTLRGMGVRVVMLTGDNERTAKAVARQAGVDKVAAGLLPADKAAYVRRLQDEGHVVGMVGDGINDAPALAAAHVGMAVGTGVDVSAEAGDIVLMRDGMEAVLTALALSRATMRNIRQNLFWAFGYNVLGLPVAAGLLHAFGGPMLSPMLAGTAMALSSVSVVTNALRLRFFNIR, encoded by the coding sequence ATGCATACCGATACAGAAAAATCAGCCTGCCCCCTGCGTTTTGACATCGGCGGCATGCATTGCGCCGCGTGCTCGTCGCGCATTGAGCGTGTGGTGGGCCGTATGGAGGGGGTGGAAAGGATCAGCGTCAATCTGGCCGCCGCCAGCGCCGAAGTATGGCCGGAACAGGGCGTTGATGCCCAATTGCAGCAACGGATAATGGACAAGGTTTCGACCTTGGGGTTTTCCGCCGCGCCAACGGCGAACGACGATGCCGCCCGCCAGTTTGAAGAGGGCAAAATACGTGCCGCTGCTGACATCCAGGCCCGTCTGCGGCGACTGCTGCCCATTGCGGCCTTTGCCGTGCCGCTGCTGGTTATTTCCATGGGGCACATGCTTGGGCTGCCCCTGCCCATGGTTCTTGACCCCCACCATTCGCCCCGCGCCTTCATGCTGGTGCAACTCGCGCTGACCCTGCCCGTTGTATGGCTGGGCCGTCATTTTTATCTTGACGGCATTGCCGCACTGCTGCGCAAGGCCCCAGCCATGGACAGCCTGGTGGCCGTTGGCACGGGCGCGGCCTTTTTGTTCAGCCTCGGCAATACGCTGTTGGGACTTGCGGGGGTTGACCCCGTTGGCCGGGCCATGAACCTCTATTATGAATCGTGCGCCGTGCTGCTGACCATGATCGAGTTGGGGCAGTTTCTGGAGGCTGTGGCCAAGCGCCGCGCCAGCGACGCCATGGGCGCGCTCATGAGCCTGACGCCGGAGTACGCGCTACGCCTCAACGCGGAGGATACCGCAGCGGCTCCAGAGCAGATTGGCCTTGATCAGGTGCGCGTGGGTGACCATTTGCTGCTGCGGCCTGGCGGGCGCGTGCCGGTGGACGGCCTTGTGCTGACCGGCAAAAGCGCGATTGACCTGTCGCTGCTGACGGGCGAATCCATACCCGTGCCCGTGGGGCCGGGCGACAGGCTGGCGGCGGGCAGCGTCAACGGCGAAGGCTCGCTGACTTTTGCGGCCGAAGCCGTTGGCGGCAACACGCGGCTGGCACGCATTATCCGGCTTGTACGTGAGGCGCAGGGCAGCAAGGCTCCCATTGCCCGGCTGGCCGACAGGGTGAGTTTTTACTTCGTGCCCGCCGTCATGGGGCTGGCCTTGGTTGCGGCTCTGGCTTGGCTTGTCTTTAGCGCCGAGCCGGTCACAACGCCGCTGACGGTCTTTGTGGCCGTGCTGGTAATGGCCTGCCCGTGCGCCATGGGCCTTGCCACGCCCATGTCCATCATGGTGGGCACGGGCCGCGGGGCGCAGCTTGGCGTGCTGATCAAAAATGGCGCGGCCCTCGAGCAGGCCGGGCACATCAGCGTGCTGGCCGTGGACAAAACAGGCACGCTCACCACTGGCAAACCCGTACTTACGGGCGTGACCCTGCTGGACTGCCCGGCCGGTATGTCCCCAGACTCCCTGCTGGCCATGGCCGCCTCGCTGGAGGCCCGCTCGGAACATCCCCTTGCGCATGCGCTTGTAAGCGCCGCCACGGAGCGGGGGCTGTCCAGCCTGCCGGTGGACGACGTGCAGGTGGCCCCAGGAATGGGCATCTCTGGTCGGGTGACCAGTGGCGTTGCTGTTTTTGTCCTTGCCGTGGGCAACCGGGCCTATATGGAGGAGCGCGGGCTGTCTGTGCCGCAGGCGGCCCAGGACAGCCTTGCCCAGCTGGCAGAGACCGGTCAGACGCCGCTGCTGCTGTCGCTGGAAGACCATGACGGCCCAAAGCTGGCGGGCATACTGGCTTTGGCCGATGCCCTGCGGCCCGAATCCGCCTCTGTCGTCAGGACGCTGCGCGGCATGGGCGTACGTGTGGTCATGCTTACGGGCGACAACGAGCGCACGGCAAAGGCCGTGGCCCGGCAGGCCGGTGTTGACAAAGTGGCCGCAGGCCTGCTGCCCGCTGACAAGGCCGCCTATGTGCGCAGGCTGCAGGACGAGGGGCACGTGGTGGGCATGGTGGGCGACGGCATCAACGACGCCCCGGCTCTGGCTGCCGCCCATGTGGGCATGGCCGTTGGCACGGGCGTGGATGTCAGCGCCGAAGCTGGCGATATTGTGCTGATGCGCGACGGCATGGAGGCTGTACTCACTGCGCTTGCGCTGTCGCGGGCGACCATGCGCAACATCCGTCAAAATCTTTTTTGGGCTTTCGGCTACAACGTGCTTGGTCTGCCAGTGGCGGCGGGGCTGTTGCACGCCTTTGGCGGCCCCATGCTCTCGCCCATGCTGGCGGGCACGGCCATGGCGCTTTCTTCTGTATCTGTTGTGACCAACGCCCTGCGGCTGCGGTTTTTCAACATCAGATAG
- a CDS encoding heavy-metal-associated domain-containing protein: MKSLKVNGMRCGHCKAAVEEAAAKVAGIVNPQVSLEDKELRFEESGPVDMQALRTAISDIGFDPE, encoded by the coding sequence ATGAAAAGTCTGAAAGTCAATGGCATGCGGTGCGGCCACTGCAAGGCGGCGGTTGAGGAAGCGGCTGCCAAGGTGGCGGGAATCGTCAATCCGCAGGTAAGCCTTGAAGATAAGGAATTGCGCTTCGAAGAATCCGGCCCAGTCGATATGCAGGCCCTGCGCACGGCCATCAGCGATATCGGATTCGATCCCGAATAA
- a CDS encoding M99 family carboxypeptidase catalytic domain-containing protein produces MQTHPTNVTGIFCTGLWILLLCCLLPSAPSAAAPKGFSLDFTTIRLGDEAQGASGANMAIGASATTATPADAPAVQTLEQETALPPDQVNGQTAEQTNGQEKAQANGQAADAKPEITSVASVRSEGSDTPVADKPEAAAATAPVVLVVGGIQGDEPGGFSAATLLTTHYTIQKGVLWVVPNLNFPSIIKRSRGLHGDMNRKFAKLDNSDPEFGTVRRIQELISHPRVGLVLNLHDGSGYYRQSFEDKLRNPNRWGQSVIIDQEALDGVFMGSLANEARRAAAAANSNLLSPQHALHVHNTKTAEGDREMEKSLSYYAVRHGKAAFGLEASKEFSVEVRAYYHLLMVESFLAQAGVKFTRGFALTPEGVRGALLDKLDVSFVDNKVFLPLEDVRPAINRLPLSKDAPAQAVTSKPIMAVLPCANGEEGQYCVHYGNRMITQIRPDWREMDHSLSGMRVLADGHETDAAFGQVLEISKSLVVQPASGYRVNAIGYDSGRKDESGELMTLKDFQPRFSVDRQGRLYRVEIYKDQRFSGMFLVRFVSGANRLTRNDPLPNAKDRLPDKPGQESTLGF; encoded by the coding sequence ATGCAAACACATCCTACCAACGTCACAGGCATTTTTTGCACGGGCCTCTGGATTCTTTTACTGTGCTGTCTTTTGCCCTCTGCGCCCTCCGCGGCGGCCCCAAAGGGTTTTTCGCTGGATTTTACCACCATACGTCTGGGCGATGAAGCCCAAGGAGCCTCCGGTGCCAACATGGCTATCGGCGCGTCCGCAACCACGGCGACGCCTGCTGACGCGCCCGCCGTGCAAACGCTTGAGCAGGAAACAGCGCTCCCGCCTGATCAGGTAAATGGACAGACGGCTGAACAGACCAATGGGCAAGAGAAGGCCCAGGCAAATGGTCAGGCTGCAGACGCGAAACCAGAGATTACAAGTGTCGCCAGCGTCCGGAGCGAAGGCAGCGACACGCCGGTAGCGGACAAGCCCGAAGCCGCTGCGGCAACCGCCCCTGTTGTGCTTGTGGTGGGCGGCATCCAGGGCGACGAGCCCGGCGGATTTTCTGCCGCGACCCTGCTGACCACGCACTACACCATTCAAAAGGGTGTGCTATGGGTTGTGCCAAACCTTAATTTTCCCAGTATTATCAAGCGGTCACGCGGCCTGCACGGCGACATGAACCGCAAATTTGCCAAGCTCGACAACAGCGACCCCGAATTCGGCACGGTACGCCGCATCCAGGAGCTTATCAGCCACCCCCGCGTGGGGCTGGTGCTCAACCTGCACGACGGCAGCGGCTACTACCGCCAGTCGTTTGAAGACAAGCTGCGCAACCCCAACCGTTGGGGGCAGTCTGTCATCATCGACCAGGAGGCCCTCGACGGCGTCTTTATGGGTTCGCTGGCCAACGAAGCCCGACGGGCCGCAGCCGCAGCCAACAGCAATCTGCTCTCGCCCCAGCACGCCCTGCATGTGCACAATACAAAGACTGCTGAAGGCGACCGCGAGATGGAAAAAAGCCTCTCGTATTACGCGGTGCGTCACGGCAAGGCGGCCTTTGGTCTTGAGGCCAGCAAGGAATTTTCCGTCGAAGTGCGGGCATACTATCATCTGCTGATGGTGGAGTCGTTTCTTGCGCAGGCCGGCGTCAAATTTACACGGGGCTTTGCCCTTACGCCTGAGGGCGTGCGCGGCGCGCTACTGGACAAGCTGGACGTCTCTTTTGTCGACAACAAGGTATTTTTGCCGCTTGAAGACGTGCGCCCGGCCATCAACCGGCTGCCGCTCTCAAAGGATGCTCCGGCCCAGGCCGTCACGTCCAAGCCCATTATGGCCGTGCTGCCCTGCGCCAATGGCGAGGAAGGCCAGTACTGCGTCCACTACGGCAACCGCATGATCACCCAGATCCGGCCCGACTGGCGCGAGATGGATCACAGCCTCAGCGGCATGCGCGTGCTGGCGGACGGGCACGAAACCGACGCCGCCTTTGGCCAGGTGCTTGAAATTTCAAAAAGTCTGGTCGTACAACCCGCCAGCGGCTACAGGGTCAATGCCATAGGCTACGACAGCGGCCGCAAGGATGAAAGCGGCGAGCTCATGACGCTCAAGGACTTCCAGCCGCGCTTTTCCGTAGATCGCCAGGGCAGGCTTTACCGCGTGGAAATTTACAAAGACCAGCGGTTCAGCGGTATGTTTCTGGTGCGCTTTGTTTCAGGTGCAAACCGCCTGACCCGCAACGATCCCCTGCCCAATGCCAAGGACAGGCTGCCCGACAAGCCAGGGCAGGAATCAACCCTGGGGTTCTGA
- a CDS encoding NAD(P)H-dependent glycerol-3-phosphate dehydrogenase, whose translation MSDPTICVAGGGSWGTALAHLLAANGYDTRLWLRDAAIAEAICAHHENPRYLPGIALHASLSATTDPEVLGREIVVLAVPCQQLRGWLAANAQFFCRNAVLVNAAKGIETANLATCAEIAQQGLGHLHPRYAVLSGPSFAADVLRGLPTAVVLASTDEALGHMLRQIFSCGTFRCYSSTDVMGVEMGGALKNVIAIAAGVCDGLGLGHNSRAALITRGLAEMSRLGVARGAQPHTFMGLSGLGDLTLTCTGDLSRNRQVGLRLGRGEKLDQITASLGMVAEGVKTTAAIHELARRLHVEAPLTDAVHSILYGNRDPHEVLHNLMARRLRDE comes from the coding sequence ATGTCTGATCCTACCATCTGCGTTGCGGGCGGCGGCAGCTGGGGCACGGCCCTGGCGCACCTGCTGGCCGCCAACGGCTATGATACGCGTTTGTGGCTGCGTGACGCCGCCATTGCCGAAGCCATTTGCGCCCATCACGAAAACCCGCGCTACCTGCCGGGCATCGCCCTGCACGCCAGCCTGAGCGCCACTACCGACCCTGAGGTTCTGGGCAGGGAAATTGTGGTTCTGGCTGTGCCCTGCCAGCAGCTGCGCGGCTGGCTTGCCGCCAACGCCCAGTTTTTTTGCCGCAACGCCGTGCTGGTCAACGCCGCCAAAGGCATTGAGACAGCCAATCTTGCCACCTGCGCCGAGATAGCGCAGCAGGGCCTTGGGCATCTGCACCCCCGCTACGCGGTGCTCTCCGGCCCTTCATTTGCGGCGGACGTGCTGCGGGGGTTGCCCACCGCCGTGGTGCTTGCCTCCACGGACGAGGCCCTGGGGCACATGCTGCGGCAGATCTTTTCCTGCGGGACGTTTCGCTGTTATTCCAGCACGGACGTGATGGGCGTGGAGATGGGCGGTGCGCTCAAAAACGTCATCGCCATTGCCGCTGGCGTTTGCGACGGTCTCGGCCTGGGGCACAACAGCCGCGCAGCCCTGATCACCCGGGGGCTTGCGGAGATGAGCCGCCTTGGCGTTGCACGGGGCGCTCAGCCGCATACGTTTATGGGGCTCTCCGGCCTGGGCGATCTTACGCTGACCTGCACCGGCGACCTCTCACGCAACAGGCAGGTCGGCCTGCGCCTTGGACGCGGCGAAAAGCTTGACCAGATCACCGCCAGTCTGGGTATGGTGGCCGAAGGTGTAAAAACCACCGCCGCAATCCACGAGCTTGCCCGCCGTCTGCATGTTGAGGCTCCGCTTACCGATGCCGTGCACAGCATTCTGTACGGCAACCGCGACCCCCATGAAGTGCTGCACAATCTTATGGCGCGCCGGTTGAGGGACGAATAG
- a CDS encoding complex I subunit 5 family protein has protein sequence MTESLFSAGGFLVPLLVGMALMLYGAAQSVRQRNNPRSLILWGSLHDAGIFCLGLGASGGINSTGLWLFVLFQAAARLLAWTALTRLTPPALGAPVQLQDLCAASKRQPWTAACFGLGMLAAVGGSPFLVPEARMFISSGILSSMPGAMAALLCMALATTVLVWLHVEAVRIAVLDVADDDSAGNWATPAGNALVMLGLAVVVALLGVFRGPITGMLANAYNVAVPHSAAHPAYWCYYAGAFITGIAFLVKFDRAPLVGVAFAALALVSTLAAEAAPTAKLFLIMISVVGLVVSVYSLSYIHERHGRYWFFLLLTFASLAGIVSSADSASMYGYWELMTFASYFLVVHENNRSAYDAGLKYYVMCAGGALFMLPGLLLLGDPSLTSGLLQGAFVLCLAGFAVKMGLVPLHSWLPDAHPAAPSSVSGPLSGIITKMGVFGIVVVLLMRPAIVGMPGLFGLSWLGTGLVGMGAATLVYGEIMALRQDDIKRMLAYSTLGQIGEIALVLGIGTWLSTTGALWHMLNHAIMKDLLFLGAGALIMRAGSRKLADLRGLGRQMPVTVACMGIGLVSIMGLPPFGAFYSKFLMIQAATSAGHIWLAVLILAGSLVGLIYYTRILKTLVFEERPADLPAVKEVPRSMQIGLVILAAICVIMGLAPQIAMNLVVPVASMCFTPNLNDPEVLVAMNVSWPIFVLVPVFGALVPAIFYRDRKKAGWASVGVLLFTALLVVMFGRGLDTLSFCFALLVPVLGAVNMAYALGYMEHSHRQWRFYCAFTAMCGGLVGMAASQYMLSFFLFWEIMSSWTLYLAIAHEGDKDSLREAFKYFIFNVFGAGFIFVGLCVVGPFTPFNATLLTGAAPYMSHGAAWLGMALLAAGFLMKAAQLPFRIDWQMHPALAPTPVSGYISSVLLKSAILGLIKLFMLLGGGFMLAGVLGGMEQNVISTVSMWIGGITIIMAAVQALRTNVIKLVFIYSTVSQLGYMVLAVAAGGALGYAGGMLHVINHVFFKDLLFLVCGAVMFATHRETLDDLGGIGRKMPFTLVMFAIAGLSVVGVPPTSGFSSKWLIYHALMEAGQPFLALLSLVGSVLTMAYIAKFLHAAFLGQPSTTLHDVHEAPLIMRAPMGILAAGCVLTGVFPGLALGPINSVLAEYGFTPLNVGLSGVLSGPGAWNATGMFVMMALAFAGGRWFVLRFTRLREIDVHTCGLPPETATSRMTPSSIYGDILGLMDGDKTAKENR, from the coding sequence ATGACGGAATCACTGTTTTCGGCAGGCGGCTTTCTTGTGCCGCTTCTCGTGGGCATGGCCCTTATGCTGTACGGCGCGGCGCAGTCCGTGCGACAGCGCAACAATCCCCGCAGCCTGATCCTTTGGGGCTCGCTGCACGACGCAGGCATCTTCTGCCTGGGTCTGGGAGCCAGCGGCGGCATTAACAGTACGGGCCTGTGGCTCTTTGTACTGTTTCAGGCGGCTGCGCGGCTGTTGGCCTGGACCGCCCTGACGCGGCTTACGCCTCCGGCGCTCGGCGCCCCGGTGCAGCTGCAGGACCTTTGCGCTGCAAGCAAGCGCCAACCCTGGACCGCCGCCTGTTTCGGCCTTGGCATGCTGGCCGCCGTTGGCGGCTCGCCCTTCCTTGTGCCTGAAGCCCGCATGTTCATCAGCTCCGGTATTCTGAGCAGCATGCCCGGGGCCATGGCTGCTCTGTTGTGCATGGCTCTGGCAACCACAGTACTGGTTTGGTTGCATGTTGAAGCCGTACGCATCGCCGTGCTGGACGTCGCCGACGACGACAGCGCCGGCAACTGGGCAACCCCCGCAGGCAATGCCTTGGTCATGCTGGGTCTTGCCGTTGTTGTGGCGCTGCTTGGCGTGTTTCGCGGCCCCATCACCGGCATGCTGGCCAACGCTTACAATGTGGCTGTTCCGCATTCGGCGGCGCACCCGGCTTACTGGTGTTACTACGCGGGCGCGTTCATCACCGGCATCGCCTTTTTGGTAAAGTTTGACCGCGCTCCACTTGTGGGCGTGGCCTTTGCCGCACTGGCGCTCGTCTCGACCCTCGCGGCCGAGGCTGCCCCCACCGCCAAGCTCTTCCTGATCATGATCAGCGTTGTGGGTCTGGTGGTCAGCGTATACTCGCTGAGCTACATCCATGAACGGCACGGCCGCTACTGGTTTTTCCTGCTGCTGACGTTTGCCTCGCTGGCGGGCATTGTTTCCTCCGCCGACTCGGCAAGTATGTATGGCTACTGGGAACTCATGACCTTTGCCTCCTACTTTTTGGTGGTGCATGAGAACAACCGCAGCGCCTACGACGCCGGCCTCAAGTATTACGTGATGTGCGCGGGCGGCGCGCTGTTTATGCTGCCCGGCCTGCTGCTGCTGGGCGACCCCTCGCTCACCTCCGGGCTGCTTCAGGGCGCATTTGTGCTCTGCCTTGCCGGTTTTGCCGTCAAGATGGGCCTTGTGCCCCTGCACTCGTGGCTGCCCGACGCCCACCCCGCCGCGCCTTCGTCGGTGTCTGGTCCCCTTTCGGGTATCATCACCAAGATGGGCGTGTTCGGCATAGTTGTCGTGCTGCTCATGCGGCCCGCCATTGTGGGCATGCCAGGCCTGTTCGGCCTTTCATGGCTGGGCACGGGCCTTGTGGGCATGGGCGCGGCCACCCTGGTGTACGGCGAAATCATGGCCCTGCGCCAGGACGACATCAAACGTATGCTGGCCTACTCGACCCTGGGGCAGATTGGTGAAATCGCCCTGGTGCTCGGCATAGGCACATGGCTCTCCACCACGGGCGCACTGTGGCACATGCTCAACCACGCCATCATGAAGGACCTGCTCTTCCTTGGCGCGGGCGCGCTGATCATGCGCGCGGGCAGCCGCAAGCTGGCCGACCTGCGCGGCCTGGGCCGCCAGATGCCTGTCACCGTTGCCTGCATGGGCATCGGCCTTGTGAGCATCATGGGTCTGCCGCCGTTTGGCGCTTTTTACAGCAAGTTCTTGATGATCCAGGCGGCCACCTCCGCCGGGCACATCTGGCTGGCCGTGCTGATTCTGGCTGGCTCGCTGGTGGGCCTCATCTACTACACGCGCATTCTTAAAACCCTGGTGTTCGAAGAACGCCCCGCCGATCTGCCCGCTGTCAAGGAAGTTCCGCGCAGCATGCAGATAGGCCTGGTGATTCTGGCGGCCATTTGCGTGATCATGGGCCTTGCCCCGCAGATCGCCATGAACCTGGTGGTGCCTGTGGCCTCCATGTGCTTTACGCCCAACCTCAACGACCCCGAAGTACTGGTGGCCATGAACGTCTCCTGGCCCATCTTTGTGCTTGTGCCGGTGTTTGGCGCGCTGGTGCCCGCCATCTTCTACCGCGACCGCAAAAAGGCCGGATGGGCCAGTGTGGGCGTGCTGCTGTTTACGGCTCTGCTGGTCGTCATGTTTGGCCGCGGGCTTGATACGCTGTCCTTCTGCTTTGCCCTGCTGGTGCCCGTGCTTGGCGCAGTCAACATGGCCTATGCCCTCGGCTACATGGAGCACAGCCACCGCCAGTGGCGCTTCTACTGCGCCTTTACGGCCATGTGCGGCGGTCTTGTGGGCATGGCCGCCAGCCAGTACATGCTGAGCTTCTTCCTGTTCTGGGAAATCATGAGCTCGTGGACGCTGTACCTGGCCATTGCCCACGAGGGCGACAAGGACTCGCTGCGCGAGGCCTTCAAGTACTTTATCTTCAACGTGTTTGGCGCGGGTTTCATCTTTGTGGGCCTGTGCGTCGTGGGGCCCTTTACGCCTTTCAACGCAACGCTGCTCACCGGTGCTGCCCCCTACATGTCGCACGGCGCGGCGTGGCTGGGCATGGCCCTGCTGGCTGCCGGCTTCCTGATGAAGGCGGCGCAGCTGCCCTTCCGCATTGACTGGCAGATGCACCCGGCGCTGGCTCCCACGCCTGTTTCGGGCTACATCTCGTCTGTGCTGCTTAAGAGCGCCATCCTCGGCCTCATCAAGCTGTTCATGCTGCTTGGCGGCGGCTTTATGCTGGCTGGCGTGCTGGGCGGCATGGAGCAGAACGTCATCAGCACCGTAAGCATGTGGATCGGCGGCATCACCATCATCATGGCTGCCGTGCAGGCCCTGCGCACCAACGTCATCAAGCTTGTGTTCATCTACTCTACGGTGAGCCAGCTTGGGTACATGGTGCTGGCCGTTGCCGCAGGCGGGGCGCTGGGCTACGCGGGCGGCATGCTGCACGTGATCAACCACGTGTTCTTCAAAGACCTGCTCTTCCTTGTGTGCGGCGCTGTCATGTTTGCCACCCACAGGGAAACGCTGGACGATCTTGGCGGCATTGGCCGCAAGATGCCCTTTACCCTTGTCATGTTTGCCATAGCCGGGCTTTCGGTGGTGGGCGTGCCGCCTACCAGCGGCTTTTCGTCCAAATGGCTTATCTACCATGCGCTCATGGAAGCGGGTCAGCCTTTCCTGGCGCTGCTTTCACTGGTCGGCAGCGTACTGACCATGGCCTATATCGCCAAGTTCCTGCATGCGGCCTTCCTGGGTCAGCCCTCGACCACCCTGCACGACGTGCATGAGGCCCCGCTGATCATGCGCGCGCCCATGGGCATACTGGCCGCCGGTTGCGTACTTACGGGCGTATTCCCCGGTCTGGCCCTTGGGCCCATCAACAGCGTGCTGGCTGAATACGGCTTTACGCCGCTCAACGTGGGACTGTCCGGCGTGCTTTCCGGCCCCGGCGCATGGAACGCCACAGGCATGTTTGTCATGATGGCCCTCGCCTTTGCTGGCGGACGCTGGTTTGTGCTGCGCTTTACCCGCCTGCGCGAAATAGACGTCCACACCTGCGGTCTGCCGCCCGAAACGGCCACCAGCCGCATGACGCCCTCCAGCATTTACGGGGACATCCTCGGCCTTATGGACGGCGACAAGACCGCCAAGGAGAACCGCTGA